A window of Trichoderma atroviride chromosome 3, complete sequence contains these coding sequences:
- a CDS encoding uncharacterized protein (EggNog:ENOG41) has protein sequence MSLTSSIRYSLANGPGFSLNGFSLADELKFDDTDDQTDIDGRESVFSSPRIASPRQHRRTFSRESAVSKFHRKNKSIDSLKRTSSIARGRVFMNQSVLEALEGEDEETEGEDSRPALAAAPVIRPSYADAGVQSMSASENSYNNAETQCSPIPEHTYSDASVQCSPAPAPTPAPKPLHVDTGIQYSPVAEPSYSDAGIQSSLASENPYTDTGIQYSPISEHSYADTGAQYSAPPSPVLEVVEPVELESAISEVVEKKPEPKTPPRSSEVEANQRKKRVSLPLTIETPAILQRMVSSASQTVEIPLTPPKTPSSLHAVPESSPVEVKTPKVEPKMVASSTQTEAPAAAAAAPPIPLPPIDTRIPSISIQPPTSRPASPHTPKLPQYFKDIGCQVNIPIKVDTVDSCSQTEAIQVDKRRLANLPAHLQPSSITSRPTSPHPSGVAVLDKSALPGNVPPRNPRRLESSRYSTELPSSPISISMDGPDVHEFNDDLLLSNPHAPIIPPRRFSSLFSGFYTDSDEIDEFGELDFSDSEYRTALTAPRPPSNLSRTGKRSSVGTVSTSPDQHSKRSGRTSARSVRSDLYSVEEDGLRSGRSSRATEKSPVPAASTSNRNNNAIRNATMVQTGMVNYPTIVEPKNPPPFPIPARASSRRPSRQPSISTSIPSDGRSTPSNTSWHRRSGSRTYPVNNVRRVRSANQLPPHERHQRTGSRTPPLSPSTEAPDSPGLPPLPRNDITTPRRGEDSSYRKHRHQLSNNTVVTANTEAPSHTSSQSPGVVDAIAQTMVGEWMFKYVRRRKSFGVGDSAHKDENSNDRHKRWVWIAPYERAILWSSKQPSSGSALLGKTGRKLAIQSVLDVKDDNPSPRGITTPIFNRSILILTPQRALKFTASTAERHYLWLTALSFLAHSYQAVPDVITPQPQQHLSVKQRPLPNFEPPRPTKLTRGGIRDSIRLAKGRAVAPKAELASMPSIPDVPTLRMGDVASFRVAESVSGPGHAREESVDPAQPPMIRRFNNERTGHNQTNHGRKRSNTGGNVHPPLSFRGFSPALGESSHHSTNSTAGASIDTAGSSDIYASQGSTIGSWGIAQSSVSAVSSQGNFFDAIGTVRMEAFISPHTHQQYDEYPEDDHRSLARKKSKEFRRRTSRHRRRAQMSRSARGSDEFFAGNKTAGEEDFFQDDPFSGF, from the coding sequence ATGAGCCTTACGAGCAGCATTCGGTACTCTTTGGCCAACGGACCCGGATTTTCTCTCAACGGATTCTCCCTGGCAGATGAGCTCAAGTTCGACGATACTGACGACCAGACCGATATTGACGGACGTGAGAGTGTCTTCTCGAGCCCACGAATCGCGAGCCCACGACAACATCGACGAACATTTAGTCGCGAGAGCGCTGTTAGCAAGTTCCACCGGAAGAATAAGAGCATTGATAGCTTGAAGCGTACTAGCAGCATCGCACGTGGTAGGGTTTTCATGAACCAGTCGGTTCTAGAGGCGCTCGAaggcgaggatgaagaaacagaaggagaagattcTCGTCCCGCTCTAGCTGCCGCTCCCGTTATAAGGCCATCATACGCCGACGCAGGAGTTCAATCTATGTCTGCCTCTGAAAACTCATACAATAATGCTGAGACCCAGTGCTCCCCTATTCCCGAGCATACGTACAGCGATGCAAGCGTTCAATGCTCCCCTGCTCCGGCTCCCACTCCAGCTCCTAAGCCTTTACACGTTGACACAGGAATTCAATACTCCCCTGTTGCCGAGCCTTCATATAGCGACGCTGGAATTCagtcttctcttgcttctgaGAACCCATACACCGACACAGGAATTCAGTACTCTCCTATTTCTGAACACTCATACGCCGATACGGGAGCTCAGTATTCTGCACCGCCTTCCCCTGTATTGGAGGTTGTCGAGCCTGTCGAGCTGGAGTCTGCTATCTCAGAAGTAGTTGAAAAGAAACCGGAGCCAAAGACTCCTCCCCGTTCATCGGAAGTCGAAGCAAATCAGCGAAAGAAGCGTGTTAGCCTACCTCTTACCATCGAAACACCGGCTATTCTCCAGCGCATGGTATCATCCGCTTCCCAAACAGTTGAAATTCCTTTGACGCCTCCAAAGACGCCAAGTTCGCTGCACGCCGTTCCCGAATCTTCGCCTGTCGAAGTCAAAACGCCAAAGGTTGAGCCAAAGATGGTAGCTTCGTCTACACAGACTGAggctcctgctgctgctgctgctgcaccaCCTATACCGCTACCACCAATAGATACACGGATTCCGAGTATCAGTATCCAGCCACCAACCAGTCGGCCTGCATCGCCGCACACACCCAAGCTACCCCAATATTTCAAAGACATCGGCTGCCAGGTTAATATCCCTATTAAAGTGGATACAGTTGATTCATGCTCCCAGACGGAGGCAATCCAAGTTGACAAGAGGCGGCTGGCCAATCTACCAGCACATCTTCAGCCCTCTTCTATCACCTCTCGGCCTACATCCCCTCATCCATCGGGCGTTGCTGTTCTCGACAAGAGTGCTCTTCCTGGTAATGTACCTCCTCGAAATCCTCGACGATTGGAAAGCAGCCGGTACAGTACCGaacttccatcttcccccATCAGTATCTCGATGGATGGCCCAGATGTACACGAGTTCAATGACGATCTTCTCCTGTCCAACCCGCACGCTCCGATAATACCGCCTCGTCGATTCAGCAGCCTCTTTTCCGGCTTTTACACTGATTcagatgagattgacgagTTTGGAGAACTGGACTTTAGTGACTCTGAGTACAGAACAGCTTTGACGGCACCTAGGCCTCCATCCAACTTGAGCCGAACGGGCAAGCGAAGTTCTGTGGGTACAGTGTCGACCTCGCCGGATCAGCATTCCAAACGCTCTGGCAGGACGTCTGCAAGATCAGTGAGGAGTGACCTGTATAgtgttgaagaagatggtcTTAGATCCGGCAGGTCGAGCAGGGCCACGGAGAAGTCACCTGTGCCTGCTGCAAGCACATCGAACCGTAACAACAACGCTATACGCAATGCTACCATGGTTCAGACTGGTATGGTCAACTATCCTACCATTGTTGAGCCTAAGAATCCACCACCGTTTCCTATACCAGCCCGAGCGAGTTCACGGCGGCCTTCACGGCAGCCATCTATCAGCACCAGCATTCCAAGTGATGGACGCAGCACTCCATCAAACACTAGCTGGCATCGTCGAAGCGGTAGCCGTACTTATCCTGTCAATAACGTTCGCCGTGTCCGCTCTGCAAATCAGCTGCCACCCCATGAACGCCACCAGAGGACAGGTAGTCGCACACCACCATTGTCGCCATCTACTGAAGCTCCTGACAGCCCTGGTCTCCCTCCCCTGCCTCGAAATGACATTACTACGCCGCGTAGGGGCGAAGACAGCAGCTATAGAAAACATCGCCACCAATTATCCAATAACACAGTCGTGACTGCCAACACAGAAGCCCCGTCACACACGAGTTCACAATCACCGGGAGTGGTGGATGCGATTGCGCAGACTATGGTTGGCGAATGGATGTTCAAATATGTTCGCAGGCGGAAATCGTTTGGTGTTGGAGATAGTGCGCATAAAGACGAAAACAGCAACGATAGACACAAGCGATGGGTTTGGATAGCGCCGTATGAGAGAGCTATTCTATGGAGCAGCAAGCAACCGTCTTCTGGTAGTGCTCTATTGGGGAAAACGGGCCGCAAGCTGGCTATCCAGTCGGTGCTCGACGTTAAAGACGACAATCCCTCGCCTAGGGGCATTACTACACCCATCTTTAACAGATCAATCTTGATTCTCACACCGCAGAGAGCCCTCAAATTCACAGCTTCCACAGCAGAGAGACACTACCTCTGGCTGACAGCTTTATCATTCCTCGCCCATTCTTACCAAGCAGTCCCTGACGTTATAACTcctcagccacagcaacaCCTTTCAGTTAAACAGCGGCCTCTTCCGAATTTTGAACCACCACGACCTACCAAGCTGACAAGAGGCGGGATCCGAGATTCTATTCGGCTAGCTAAAGGTCGGGCCGTTGCGCCGAAGGCCGAGCTGGCGAGCATGCCCAGCATTCCTGATGTTCCGACATTGAGAATGGGTGATGTAGCCAGCTTTCGAGTGGCAGAGTCCGTATCCGGGCCTGGACACGCTAGGGAAGAATCCGTGGACCCTGCCCAGCCACCCATGATACGTCGCTTCAATAACGAGCGTACAGGCCATAACCAGACGAACCACGGCCGCAAGCGAAGCAATACGGGAGGCAATGTTCACCCGCCGCTATCCTTCCGAGGCTTCTCGCCAGCTCTGGGTGAGAGCAGCCACCACTCTACAAACAGCACAGCCGGCGCTAGTATTGATACTGCTGGCTCTTCTGATATCTACGCTTCTCAGGGCTCTACCATTGGGAGCTGGGGTATAGCTCAATCATCCGTGTCGGCAGTATCGTCACAAGGCAACTTCTTTGACGCAATCGGGACTGTGCGAATGGAAGCATTCATCAGCCCTCATACTCACCAACAGTACGATGAATACCCAGAGGATGACCATAGATCGCTTGcacggaagaagagcaaggaatTTCGCCGACGTACGAGCCGGCATCGACGTCGAGCCCAAATGTCTAGAAGCGCGCGAGGATCTGATGAATTCTTTGCCGGCAACAAGACAGCGGGAGAGGAAGACTTTTTTCAAGACGATCCCTTCAGCGGGTTTTAA
- a CDS encoding uncharacterized protein (BUSCO:EOG092D3VPE~MEROPS:MER0400048) → MEAETLEQMQARHRRELKDLQGRITSKKKNATKKTRKGVNDECAEMERQLRETQASEVAALNGEVEEDVEEEGQDDETPGGTEVLENATAKLKIEEDNAQQQQQQQQPGKKRNRQKERLARRAAEQEAAMLNAEQEASSMTDHRARESTYMKSAFATHKLTEKDIQPDGHCLFSALADQLSHNGIPLGGGGDKEAEEPAYKTMRKTATGYMEAHADDFAPFLEEDFGGYVKKMRDTAEWGGQLELMAVARQYGVEIKVIQDGRTENISGRQEDQEGEEAKTLWLAYYRHGYGLGEHYNSLRRATTTTTAATTAERG, encoded by the coding sequence ATGGAGGCCGAGACATTGGAACAAATGCAGGCGCGGCACCGCCGTGAGCTGAAGGATCTCCAGGGAAGAATCacaagcaagaagaagaacgccACAAAGAAGACGCGCAAGGGCGTCAATGACGAATGCGCCGAGATGGAACGCCAGTTGAGAGAGACGCAAGCTTCCGAAGTCGCCGCCTTGAACGGAGAAGTCGAGGAAGAtgttgaggaagagggaCAAGACGACGAGACGCCCGGCGGGACAGAGGTGCTGGAAAATGCAACTGCGAAgctcaagattgaagaggacaatgctcagcagcagcagcagcagcagcagcctggaaAGAAGCGAAATCGACAAAAGGAGCGCCTCGCACGCCGCGCCGCCGAGCAAGAGGCCGCCATGCTCAACGCCGAGCAGGAAGCCTCGTCCATGACAGACCACCGCGCGCGCGAAAGCACATACATGAAGAGCGCATTTGCGACGCATAAGCTCACCGAGAAGGACATTCAACCAGACGGCCACTGCCTGTTCTCAGCGCTGGCGGACCAGCTCTCCCACAATGGCATCCCTCtgggcggtggcggcgacAAGGAAGCAGAAGAGCCTGCGTACAAGACGATGCGGAAGACGGCGACGGGATACATGGAGGCGCATGCGGATGACTTTGCGCCGTTTCTGGAGGAGGATTTCGGGGGGTAcgtgaagaagatgcggGACACGGCAGAGTGGGGTGGGCAGTTGGAGTTGATGGCCGTGGCGAGGCAGTATGGGGTTGAGATTAAGGTGATTCAGGATGGGAGGACGGAGAATATCAGCGGCAGGCAAGAAGAccaggagggagaggaggcgAAGACGTTGTGGTTGGCGTATTATCGACATGGATATGGGCTGGGAGAACATTACAACTCTTTGAGaagggcgacgacgacgacgacagcggcAACCACGGCGgaacgaggatga